ACCATGTATTTACTCTGCtgcataattacattaaaaactgcAGGCGCAAAAGCAGATTTAGCGTTCACAGACAGAAGCACGTCTGATATGACGATGGCACTTATCAAGGCCTTGTCATGCTACTCCTCCCAGAAGCCCCGTTTGTGGTTCAGGGCCTCAGTGAGTTTAGTCCGGAGTGTTTCCCTGGTTTGGTACATGGGCAGATCCAGGATGGCATGGCAGGTCAGCGCCTGTGGCAGGTGCTCCTGGGTGGAGTTGAACATGGGTCGGACCCTCATCTTCACCTGGTCCATACCCAGAATAGGCACTCGATCAAATCCCGTCAGGAACACTGTGGATCAAGAAAGAACACGGCATTCTCATGCATATTGAGGAAATATTTCTAGAACAAGCTACAGTCCAATGTGACAATAATAAACTACAATCTAATGTGGACTATATGGAAGTTAGTTTTGAATATACTGGTTACAGAactttgtttattcatttccaCTGCATGAggaaacgtaaaaaaaaaatgcaagttcTATATCAACAATGAAAGTAATGACTCACAGAGGAAATTTCTTTTATGGTTGTCCTACAGTTCATCAAACACCTTCCCAGAATGAGACAATGGTTGGGTGTTCTGCATGGAAGAATCCTTCGTTATGACGTATTCTACACAACATACAGGAACACAAGCCTAAGTTTGCTCTATTACGTGTACCTTTAAGACAGGATATGGGCATAAAAGTACTTCCCACCTTCTTGAACGTGTCCCAGTCGTAGTCCTCTGACCCCACCAACACTCCTCTCAGCTCCTCGGGCTGGAAGAACCCCACCACGTCCCGGTCACACACTTTGTAGAAGCCCTCTGGAACTCCTCAAACACCTTCTCCACGGACTTGTTCAGGATGTAATCCATGTAGGCGTCACAAACTCCTTTCTGTCAAATGAGTAAcagccattttctttatttaaggCCATAAACACAATAGTAAAAATAGTCTAACTAACATTCTCAACTAAATGATTGTTTCCATGAATATTCAGTTCACATGTTTGAGCTTGTAACGACTTTTCCAGGTTCATGTGGATCCAGTTCAACCTCCTTGTTGTCCCAGAACAACCTACACATATGAGAAGCAAAAGATCAATGTTGGAGAGTTTTCACAGCATCACTGATGAGGCTACCCAATACTCACAGTGAAACTCATGCCATGTTAAACACACTCTTCATCATTGTAACTCAGTAGGTAATGCAGGCTCCTGAACACAGAAGACATGATCTTACCTGACCAGCCGATTCAACCGAGGACACTAAAAGCCCGACAGAATAATGACGAGGGTCCATGTGCTGGATTATCACCACTTACTTGGCAAGAACAGGACTGAACTCAACCAGATCCTCAACAGATGGCTTGATGCCGAGGAGCTTCTTGAACAGGGCTAATGGGAAGGGAAGGTCGACTCTACTGTTGTTGTAAAAGGCCAGACCACACAGAATTCCGAACACAAAGTATTTCTCCTCCTGCAAACCAGGCTGTTGGGAGGAGCGTTCACATTGCAAAGGTCAGAAGAAGATCACTGAACATCACtcagggcagtggtggctcggtggttaaggttctggcctagtaatcagaaggttaccagttcaagtcccaccactgccaagttgctgctgttgagacccttaaccctcaagttgtttTTAGTTGTAATTGTagcatcagataaatgaaaACCACTCAgtactgctgttttctgttcttAAAACATTGAGGTGTGTTTAACCAGAcacattaattataataaacacTGTCAGTGGAACATATGACTTCTTTGTCTTACctctggaggaaaccagagtGATTTTGTGTCATTGTACATGAACATTCCAGAAGATGGCTCCCGCAACATTTGAAACGCATTGTGAAAAAAGTCCCTCTTATTAACATCTGACTGTTCAAATTTTTCCTGGTAGACAACCTGCACAAACCaatcatatatttaatgttactGCAAATACTCATACAACCTCATACCTCCACTTGCAGTTTGCAAAGACTTAATGTTATTGAACCAAACATGCCCTGTGTGAGAAAAGTATGCATTTAGTGCAGAGAGCATCAGAGTAGGTGATCAAACCTGCAGGCCCAACTTAAGTTGCAGTTCACTGGCAGTTCTCAGCTGCCTAAAACAGTCCTCCAGGAGTGCAGTGCGTCTTAGCTCCAATCTGAACAGCCCCTGAAAATCATATCAGTGTTACAGAGGACAGCGAAGTTAAGGAGTAGGTCTCACACAGGTCCATTTAGGAAACCATGGGAGTTGCTCCACAATAAACCCAGACACAAGGGCTACGTACCCACACTGCTCTGGATTTTAGCAGGTTGCATTTGGCCTCCAGGTTAAATATGCATGGACTTGAGATCAGATTCTGTAAGGTATGCTGCAACACAGAAGATTGGTGCTACAGGGCTTAATATTCTATCTGAAATCTTCACATTTTACATTGAATGCATAGGTTACTAACCTCAAGGTACTGTTTGGTTGAGTCCAGTTCCAAAGGGTTTATAAACAAGGCAAGTCCCTGGTTAATAGCATGTAGGTCATCCTTAACAACTTCCAACTATGgttaatggggaaaaaaaggttttgaatcTGCGATTATTGTTTGCATTATTTCAGCATTCTAGCATTTAAAATACTCACCATTTCAAACAGATGATTGATCTCATGGATGACAAAATCTCTGGAGGTGatttctctttgtcttctgGAGGCAGCctgcagataaaaaaaataaaaataaaactaactaCAAACCCTTTTTTCTAACATGCATTAATTCCATAGCTGTTCACAATCTATTTACCTTGTGGACAATCTGGAGGACTTTCACAGTTTTCTTTAGAGATTTGTCAAAGAATTTTCcttgtctgtgattggtcatcTGAGATATAAGGTTTGCTGACACATTGCGAAATAGCTCCACCAAGGTTTTAAGGAAGCAGTCAGGGAGTTCAGACCAGTAGTTCTCTGAAAATATACCAAAATATGAAGGCATGCATACCATCCATCTACTTCCTGGGCACTAAAGAGCCTCAAATGACATAGGTCATCAAATATCTTACCCAGAACCATGAGCAAATGAGGACTCAGTTTCAAAATAGCGGAGGCCACCTCCACAGTGAGCTGTATCCCGCTCTGCCCCTGGTTCAGCACCCTGAGGAGTTCGGGAAGGATAAGGTAGATTCTTAGAGCTTCCACACCAGCTGTGGCGGAGCCCAGGGAGGGCAACAAAgccttctccaccaccttctgcACCTGAGGCAAATACATCACAAGACATTTGCACCTCAGATAGCAGCCGCAGGGCAGTTTTTAGAAATGCAaccatttttataataaaaataatatgcaTGTTTTCAATGTTTCTCTGAAATAAAGTCAGTACAGGAGCTTTAATGACCAAACAGTACTGAGACAGTATTTATCACAAGCAGAATGAGCAGGCTAACTGTCATTCATTATTACGCCATTCTAACCATATTCTGGTTAAAATATGTGTCATTATATACTTTGCACACACtactttaaaacactttaaggCCCTTAACTGGGTCCCAGGGTTCTGAACtgtttacacacagagtgaagaaGCATGTTGCTATAGTAACATGTATGATGGAGATGCTATCTGTATAGCTGAAGAACGTTTAGGTTTCTGTGGCTGGTTTTTGTACGAGTGCATTTGTGTAACTTTGGTTTGTTGTACCTCCAGCAACACGTTTTCCCTCTCAGCTATCTGCTCAAATGCAGTTCTCACTGATTCCAAATCCAAACCGGAGACGTTTGTGGACGTTTCATAGTGTCCGTcacaactacacacaaaagGAGACCGACAGGGGACATCATTAAAGTAGCAAAATTAACCAGCTTTTGATTTAATTGATTTAACTATATTGTTAACTTCACACGATCAAGTAACCTTTTCCTAAGGAAGCTTCCATTCAGGCAGGCTGCAGAAGAGAACACTGTCTTTATTTCCCTACAAATTGGAAAACAAATCAGCCCATTATAATAAATCATAATAGCCATATCTGTCAagacatttcatacacaaaaaCGCGATGCGTCTTACTTTCAATAACGGTACTCAGTCCATAATGCATGGGACATGTCATGTGTGCAATGTGCGCAACATCAGCATGGTAAGCAAAGGAAGCGAGTCTGACATTTTTATAATTCAACaatcatttttacaaaataaatcttTGTAAACAGCTAAATGATTTGCTATGCAAGGTCTACACTGTAAGGTCCATAATGTAGTGTCTACACTGTAAGATCTACACTGTAAGGTCTATAATGTAATGTCTACACTGTACGGTCTACAACATAAGGTCCACGCTGTAAGGTCTATAATGTAAGGTCTATGCCGTAAGGTCTATAATGTAATGTCTGTGCTGTAAGGTCTACGCCAATTCTTATGTCTTACTAGGGGAGCTTTTGCACTTCACTTTTGCACATCCACTCACTTCTTGATGGCTTTTCTCTGTCCTCCACTAATATTTGAGTCACGTTTACACACCCATCTGTTAATCATTCCCTCTCCTAATGTCACAatcttctttctttgttttggctCTGCATTCACAGAGCTATCTTCAGATTCCTACAAAGGGAAGCACAAACAATTCTTAAAGTCAATACAcaaccattcattcatttgattaGTCACACACTATCTTAAGGGGATGAACTCATCCTGGGTCTGCACTGTCCTGCACAGAGTCAGGTTCCCTGGCCAAGAACAACCGATACGACTCATGAAGAGCACGATAATGAGCAGCTGGTCTGTACCAGCTAGAGGAGAGAGAAACCGAAACTACAGGACAGTGGAGATCCAGCACTGAGTCAAAACCCTTCTCCCCATATCTTACCTTCAGAGAGCACAAGACAAAGGAGTGCTTCCCACCTGCAATAATCTTCTCAATTTTATGGTCTTGATTTGCCTCTGTGCAATATTAAATAGGTCATCGTTtcaatattcattcattctgtgctTGTATCATGTATTTACGtagcatgttttaaattaaatagaCAATGAAGAAGTGGAGTTTAGTTTAGTTATTACCTGGTGGCAGACATACAGGAAGTGGCACACACTGATTGGTCCTCTGCCCATTTCCCAGCTGCCCTTGCTCCCCACAGCCGAAGGAGTAGATTGTTTTCGATGAGCCAACCAAAGCGAGAGTGTGATGTCTTTAATTCATGTGAGAATAATCACCGTTTATTAATACACATAACCTAAAATGAAGTTCATGAGTAAATGAACCAAAGACTCAAGACAAAGCCCATGATATCAGATTCAATGATGCTTTTATATTTATGGGTTTTTTGTGACCCATAAAGGGATCACAGTTCTTTTAATACTTTTCCCCCTTTTGAAGGGACCATAACACGTTGGAAAAGGGAAAATAATGTTAAATCTTTCAGCCCATTTTGTGGGTATATTCCTCACTCTGTAGGTGACTGAcatggcaaaaatattttactttttgaatgaagttacacttgTATAGCGCCTCTCTCAGTACTCAAGGACATTTTATAATCAACACACATCGTGCTTTTACGTCCTGTCATCACACCAGTGACAAGCAGCAGCCaagtgcacacagtgtactctgaTCCAGAAACCACAGCGCCCCCTAGGGGACTGGATCAGGCACAGGAACGGGAAGgaggacatcacccaggacagagtGCCATCCAGCAGTATGCACGCAGGCAATGGTGGCTCAATAGTTAAGCTACTTGACTTGTGGTCAAGTCTTGAacttgctggttcaagtcctgccactgttgaGCACCTGATCAagactctcaattgctcaagctgtaacTCAGTTGTGATTGTAAGTCGcgttggataaaagcgtcagctaaatgctgtgaatgtaatgaaggcaaacacactcataccaggACAATTTTTAGGGAGGAAACCAGACAGTCCAGAGGCAACCCTCACAGACATTGGGGAGGAAACACACCAGATGCACTgtagtgctgagaggcaaatgtgCTACCTTTTGGTCTGTAGCAACTCCATTGTTGtagtaatttacatttacggcattttgcagacgctcttatccagagggacttacaaaagtgctttgtcatttactcatagaatacatcctagtacaatagagtaggttggagtccaatataccaatgaactataATACTGCTAgaaaatacagggatcactgctgagaCCTACAAATGCATAAGGTCTCTTTTAAACagtgataagtgcaataaaccaCTGGAGTAGCTACACTAAGGTCCACTTGGTACAAGACACCCAGGCCTTTCACATTTGGGTTTTTGTGACTGCAGTTACTGGGTTTGGTAAATCTGTTCTGAGGTGATGTGCTGGGTGGCATCTTGTGTGTACCCTCTGGTGGGGAAACCTCTTTATGAGCGCTCAGGACATTATATGTGCTCTGCCCAGTTGTTAGCAATTACTGAGCAcagctgtgattttttttcagtgtgccCCAAAGTTTTTGAAAAAACTTTAATGACCATGCCAGTGATTTTGGGTCTGATCTTTTGGCCTCACGGTAGCCTGCTGATAGGCTGATTCCACATCCAGAATCAATTCCAGAAATTTTGTTAACTCTTGTCTGCATAAACCAGCAATAAAATGACGGACAGTTGGCGAAAACATATTACTCATGGTCCTGTGAAATTATAACGATAATCATGATAATCCCTCTGATGTTTCACATAGTTTAACCAACACAGATATAAATGCCCTTGAACTGAAGCTAATATTCTTTACTTCAGTCATGTTTCAGTTTAGATCCACAGTGCATGAGAAGCgagtaaaaacaacaaaaataattttactttgtAATTATTTACAGACCACACTGTCTAATATTGTTGTAATGAATATTTCAAAATCATACCACTTTAACTATGTTGCATCACAAGGCATATCAAATCTCATATCAAACACATGGTTTATAGCATATAAGGATCACATGTTGTtaacactgcatttgcattgcAGTGTACAAAGTGGACTGTTACTTATTTATGCCACATGTAAAGAATCAAAATCTACCTGCCACAGCTGATCTGGGACACCTTTGAGCCCCACAGCTCAGCAACCACGCGAGGACAAAGTTCATCTCTGAATGAGTTATGTCCAAGCTGCCCATACCGACCCAGTCCGAACGTGAAAACAGTTCCTCCCTTACAAAAAACAATGGAACACTATTTTACTGTGGCTAAACATGTCCAGTGCTTAGTGTCCAGTATGGAGATTAGCAGCTGTGAGATACCTTTGACAAAGTGGCGGTGTGTTCCTCTCCACATGCGATGAAGACTGTCTTCTTCTTGCTGAGATTACTCACACAGGTAGGAAAGTATCTGTCTGTGGCACGTGTCACAGGTGTGTCAACAGTAAATAGACCGGATGAGTGCGGCTTCTTAAAAGTGTGTTAAACTGGTTAGGACAGCTCCAGCTGACCTGCATGTGGCAAGCTTCTTGGAGTGATAATGCTGTTCTAGATTTTGACATAAAAATGTCTTAAGAATGTCCCAGAATCCTAAAATCTGTGCCTTTTTTCAGAAAAATCCAAACACATGGCTCACCCTCACAGTCTCCCAAGCCCAGCTGTCCGGCGCTGTTCCTGCCCCAGCCGAACACGGCTCCAGAGAGAGACAAGGCGAAGCTGTGGTCTCCTCCAGCGCTGATCTGAGCCAGTGGGATCCCACACAGAGATTTGAGGGGCTGAGGAGAGACCGAGCTGGGCTCCCCCTTCCCCAGACCCAGCTGACCGCTGGAGTTCTGGCCCCACGTGAACAGCTGACCATCTgccaaaaaggaaaaataaaactgtatgTCCAGATGAGCTTTATACACTGCTGCCAAGAAAAGCACTCAGGCCATACCACAGAAAAAAACTGTGACTTTCCACATGACATTTTGGCTCACTTTCAAGTACAAAGCAAGGCAAAAAcaccatttcaaaatgtttaaaaatgaaaacaggtgTAGCCTGCCATGTGGAACAGTTGTTCAGAGAGCCAACTCTAATCTTCACTGAGTTCACTCAAAACTCCTACATGCTCCATGTAATCTGTGTTCTCACAGTCATCTGACCAAGCAGGTGAGTCAGATTAAGAATGAACTAATGAAAGCTTGTTTTCTGCagttaatgttttttaaacgtTTAATTTGAACAATGATGTAAATACCATTGGTTAATGCCATGAAGTGCTGGTCTCCACATGCAATCTGAATTACATTCCTACCACTGAGGTCTCTGACAGGCCTAGGGGGAAATGCATTAGTAGTGACAACAATCACACAATCAAAAATTCTCTTTTATAGTTTTTCAGACTAATTACTATCATTAAGACATACCTGCAGATATTAGACTTGTCCATAAAAAGAACATTGCCTCCATAGGCAAGAAGAAGTGCATGATCTTCTCCACAGCTGATCACTCTGATCTTGGCTTTCTTCAAGTCTAAGCTCTCTGTGaaaacaatataacaataatagtaatgtTCAGCTCGCGTTGACAGTACAAAACGGCCATTCGTCTGGATCAGTCACACATACTTAGTTTGCCGCACTTCACTTCGCCATCAATGTGCAGCTTCATGACGGACACGTTTCCGTCCCCGCGGATGAATCCAATGAGATTCTTCCCATGTGCTAAATCCCAGATTTTTGATTTTGGATGAAAGAAGCTGATTGCAGATGTCGCAGTATTCACGCTGTCTGGCTTTATTAAACCAAAGCCCGCGCATACGGCCTCTCCGCAGTAGCACAACATGTCGGAGAGCGTGACTTTCGTCTGGGGACGTGCAGACCTGCGCGCTGGGTTTTATCCCAGCCCGAGGAGCGAGCCGAGTGGAAGGTTTCGTTTCGTAAAGGTTTCGCTTCCCCGTGTCCGGACACGACCGCTCATCGGTCTCCGCCGAAACGAAAGTAAACTTCGTCACTGCCTCGTGACGCAAGGGTCGCCCTGTTGGTCGCGAGACGTTCGTGTGCTGAACGGAACACGCGCGCACAGAGCTGAACATAGCCGCTCATCTGAGGTTAGacgagaagaaaagagaaagacttGATATAAACAACCTAAACCAATGAAACACAACAGTTGGCAGACACAGTGTTAAGTTCCTCTAAACATGTCTtttaagaaaatttaaaaaaaacaataacaatgcaaaacaataaaggggaaagagaaagacatacatattaaaaacgtaaaataatgaaatacatCAGTAATAAACTTAGGCTACATAATAACCAAAGTCTGGTACAAGCTGAAATGTTGAGTGCTTTAGAGCAACACACAAGCGCACGTGCAGCCTACATCTCAAAGCACAGGCTGTAGGACCATAACATCTCTGTTAACGGCTCGGTCACGACGACGTTTTGATCTAAAACAGCTGCTGTGCAGAGGCGTTTTGTCATCATTTTCTTTcgaaaaaaatcaaataactCTAGGCTTTCGTCGAGATTTGTATTAAGTAAAATCTAGGCAATGCTAGCTGTTGGTTTAGATGCTTGGACTAGGCTGCATGATCTATGGAGAATAGGTAGGGGTTGGTAGTCACGCGCTACGTTTATTCCATTGCATTTTCTTAAGTAATGTTTTGaataaattgtacttttaaCAGTTGTGTcccggttagtccctcccaacGTGTTCCATgatttccctgtcttgtgtattttagttcatgccttagtttcgttttctccgcccctcgtttggttttgcacacctgctcctcgtttcTACCTGGTTagttcaggtatttaaaccctgtggtGCGCACTGTGTCCGGGCTGCCCACTGTGTGGATGGTTGTGCGGATGTGTGTTTGATTCTAGCCGttgtgtttttccttacctctgTTCTAGCCTActccccgtttgccttcgtgtgtttgttcatcatgtatccctgtaatctccgtattggctctatgaccctggaccgttatgACggctacgactctggatttaaCGcttccttaccgctcaccgttaccaGTTGTTTTAAAAAGGGTACTTTATGCTCGAGTACATTTTACTCCGTTATATTCATCAACATTCCTtccgttacattttaaaataacttctacattttcagatgaaaaataaatgcagcagctgaagtGAACTCATGGTGTGCATGAAATGCACACGCCATACTGAGGCATATTTTGAAGATTATATGAAGGTTTCATGGACATAAAAATTAATGTTTATAATTGATTTTATATACTGATATACAAAACCTCATGTAGgttaaacataacacacaaactaagtaggtcaaagaaaaacagctaTTTATTAAGTATTCTTTAAGCATGCTGAATACAAACgtgttttcagaatttcccTATTaaccatatatttatttagttcctttatatttgcatctacatgtatggcatttagcagacatctGTAAGACAGGACAAATAATTTACAACCGATTATACTAATATATTGTTATGGAAAATTGGTACCAAAGAAAGTGGAGCCCATCTGTTGGAAAGCTTTTACAGGCCACTTAGAGGGATGTTCAAGATTGTACATGTTTTAATTGTAATAACACTTATATATGAATAAGTAACATATACTTGatgtaaaattcacttaaaaaccatgactgaaagaaacatctttaaaactttaaaacagacTTGAATTTAGCGTAAAAGAACTATGAAGACTTTTTTAGTttgtgggacacacacacattgttgccTTGTGTTATTAAATAAGTTCTAATGAAGTAACTCGCTACTTAACTAGCCTTTTTAACATATTACTATTACTTAAGTTgcttaaataataatgaaaataactacttttacttctgctttagtaattattattttaaattaactgCTTTTACTAGAGTTCTCTACCCATCTCTGCTTCTAGGTAGAAAGTACAGAAAATATATCCAAAGCATGCTTTTTTCTCTTGCCACAAACATTCAACCATTGCCGCTGCTGTGCCACGCGAGTGGTGTTAAAGGTTATACTGATTAACACAGGAGCATGTTGCCCGTGACCTGGTTACCGCATCTGCTGTAAAAATGCCTTAACCGACTGAACCCTTCACAGCTCAGTTCACCAACAACCATCTATTCTTTCCAAAAGCCTCTGTTGTGGTTTAGCGCCATGGCAAGCTTGGTCTCCTGCTGCAACCTGGTCTCATACGGAGGGAGCATCAGAATGGAGTGGCAGGTGAGTGACTCCGGAAGGTGGTCCTGGGTGGAGTTGAGTAAGGGAGACACAGTCATCCTCACGTGCACCATTCCTTGGATGGGTACGCGATCGCAGCCCGTcaagaacactgaacaaaacGGAGATAGGGACAGAAGAACTGCCAGTGTTGGCTTCAAATGGCAGTAGCATACAGAATAAGGAGAATTCAGTTAACATGTCTCAGGGTTGACTGTTGAATGTAAACGTGAGCACTGTGCCTGCACTACAGATAGGCCCGCACAGGGAGGCGACTCATTTTTTGCTCAGTACTCTAAATACTTCACTCCAAATCACATTTTATAACTGTTAGATGTGTtcacatattgtttttgtatcaaTATATGAAGTTTcgagatttatttttgttttttcatcatcaacaacagctggatgatttttttctctctgcatgtgCTAACTGATGGGTTAGTGTTAATTTACTCTAAacatatttaagaaaataagtCAGTCAAGTAATCAGCATGTTCTTTTGATTCAGTCCA
This region of Electrophorus electricus isolate fEleEle1 chromosome 11, fEleEle1.pri, whole genome shotgun sequence genomic DNA includes:
- the LOC113588321 gene encoding LOW QUALITY PROTEIN: probable E3 ubiquitin-protein ligase HERC3 (The sequence of the model RefSeq protein was modified relative to this genomic sequence to represent the inferred CDS: substituted 1 base at 1 genomic stop codon) translates to MLCYCGEAVCAGFGLIKPDSVNTATSAISFFHPKSKIWDLAHGKNLIGFIRGDGNVSVMKLHIDGEVKCGKLKSLDLKKAKIRVISCGEDHALLLAYGGNVLFMDKSNICRPVRDLSGRNVIQIACGDQHFMALTNDGQLFTWGQNSSGQLGLGKGEPSSVSPQPLKSLCGIPLAQISAGGDHSFALSLSGAVFGWGRNSAGQLGLGDCEDRYFPTCVSNLSKKKTVFIACGEEHTATLSKGGTVFTFGLGRYGQLGHNSFRDELCPRVVAELWGSKVSQISCGRHHTLALVGSSKTIYSFGCGEQGQLGNGQRTNQCVPLPVCLPPEANQDHKIEKIIAGGKHSFVLCSLKESEDSSVNAEPKQRKKIVTLGEGMINRWVCKRDSNISGGQRKAIKKEIKTVFSSAACLNGSFLRKSCDGHYETSTNVSGLDLESVRTAFEQIAERENVLLEVQKVVEKALLPSLGSATAGVEALRIYLILPELLRVLNQGQSGIQLTVEVASAILKLSPHLLMVLENYWSELPDCFLKTLVELFRNVSANLISQMTNHRQGKFFDKSLKKTVKVLQIVHKAASRRQREITSRDFVIHEINHLFEMLEVVKDDLHAINQGLALFINPLELDSTKQYLEHTLQNLISSPCIFNLEAKCNLLKSRAVWGLFRLELRRTALLEDCFRQLRTASELQLKLGLQVVYQEKFEQSDVNKRDFFHNAFQMLREPSSGMFMYNDTKSLWFPPEPGLQEEKYFVFGILCGLAFYNNSRVDLPFPLALFKKLLGIKPSVEDLVEFSPVLAKSLHYLLSYNDEECVXHGMSFTPEELRGVLVGSEDYDWDTFKKVGSTFMPISCLKVFLTGFDRVPILGMDQVKMRVRPMFNSTQEHLPQALTCHAILDLPMYQTRETLRTKLTEALNHKRGFWEEDAVVALLGEDGNVTVVIPRRQSDKRKKQVVKSAGEARSTHTHGQLFTWGQNSSGQLGLGKGEPSSVSPQPLKSLCGIPLAQISAGGDHSFALSLSGAVFGWGRNSAGQLGLGDRQDRYVPNCVKSLNQKMAVFISCGEDHSAVLTKGGLVFTFGSGSYGQLGHNSLRDELRPRLLAGLWGSKVIQVACGRHHTLALVGSSKTIYSFGCGEQGQLGNGQRTNQCVPLPVCLPPECDPGQTFGKIIAGGNVSVACSPRQDEELHSISKTSPCKGTSVLHDEIIDRWILECDSKTWGRAKREITKMFSSASCINGSFTDKSDKHYKTSSEQSGLDLALARLAFEKLAKRDTVLTEVQKVVEKALLPSLGSTTAGAEALRIYLILPELLRVLNKQQRGTWLTVSLASAILNLDPDTSDDLMRLWTRLPYYYYRTLVKTFHSVSVNFMTQLTTKICDYWKELCSILGVLQKLYTINNQRVTGISDECFYIKEVGDFFVSSDPQDEQGMNIFRNFMKKINILSCYPFIFDMRCKCNIYKLLQLEEHILRGCENQLLVNRETALADTFTRLKTNPLDYSLPLKVTFLLEDGLDYGGVQKEFFTLLGQEIKATSAVQASEDSGLLWFNTETSGSTDELYYIGVICGMAFSNHCYMNVGFPLALFKKLLGQSPTLRDLEELSPVEARSLRNVLMEDEDVLEELCLDFTMKGTDLIPNGRKIPVTKVNRQKYVDLYVDFVFNKSVECQFKEFARGFSDGNPWKVWSLFLPDEVRDLLYGTAQYEWNELRKCATYENCGASDELIQNFWTVFFELSEENQKKFLTFMYGSARLPLGGLSQLHLKIVRCVCADADDRFPVAQTCFGTLNLPNYSNIHILQDKLVHAITFCEVFGNM